One stretch of Alcaligenes aquatilis DNA includes these proteins:
- the lptF gene encoding LPS export ABC transporter permease LptF, with amino-acid sequence MSLFKRSAVSEILSHSGVVLSTLLIVWLSVLLVRLLGEAANGTIGPDVVLGLAAFSSITALPIILAVSLFIAVLTTVTRSFRESEMVVWFASGLSLKNWITPVLQCAVPVAILIAVLTLQASPWAYRQIAEYRQRFEQRSDLSKVTAGQFIESDDGARVFYADSPEKEGDELGNVIARVIDPQWLSIVTAQSARMEEQPNGDRFLVLSEGHRYDLKPGQAEFRMVDFESYGMRLESRDAGNTAETIRARAEQQIKARQTTLLFSDDNPESRSQIMWRLALPLAALNLALLAIPLGAVNPRMGRSGNILVAGLVGLLYMNLINLSRGWIRNEQLGFEIGLWLVHAIFLLIMVFMMWRKLRIKAPKPPATT; translated from the coding sequence ATGTCTCTATTTAAACGCTCTGCGGTATCCGAAATCTTAAGTCACAGTGGCGTTGTACTGTCCACTTTGCTGATTGTGTGGCTTAGTGTACTTCTGGTGCGTTTGTTAGGCGAAGCGGCCAATGGCACGATTGGCCCTGACGTGGTGCTGGGTCTGGCCGCCTTTTCCAGTATTACCGCCTTGCCGATTATTCTGGCTGTTTCCCTGTTCATTGCCGTGCTCACGACGGTGACACGCAGTTTCAGAGAGTCCGAAATGGTGGTCTGGTTCGCCAGCGGCCTGTCCTTGAAAAACTGGATCACCCCCGTTTTGCAATGCGCGGTGCCGGTTGCGATCTTGATTGCCGTACTGACCTTGCAGGCTTCGCCCTGGGCTTATCGTCAGATTGCCGAATACCGCCAGCGTTTTGAGCAGCGTTCGGACCTGAGCAAAGTCACTGCCGGGCAGTTTATTGAGTCCGATGACGGCGCCCGTGTGTTTTACGCGGATTCCCCGGAAAAAGAAGGAGACGAGCTGGGCAATGTGATTGCCCGTGTGATCGACCCGCAGTGGCTCAGCATTGTGACAGCGCAAAGCGCCCGCATGGAAGAGCAGCCCAATGGCGATCGTTTTCTGGTCTTGAGCGAAGGCCATCGCTATGACTTGAAGCCCGGTCAGGCCGAGTTCCGCATGGTGGACTTTGAAAGCTATGGCATGCGTCTGGAAAGCCGTGACGCGGGCAACACTGCAGAAACCATCCGTGCCCGTGCCGAGCAGCAGATCAAGGCTCGTCAAACCACGTTGTTATTCAGTGATGACAATCCCGAGTCACGCTCGCAGATCATGTGGCGTTTGGCCTTGCCGTTGGCGGCGTTGAATTTAGCCTTGCTGGCAATCCCCTTGGGGGCGGTGAACCCGCGTATGGGTCGGTCGGGCAATATTCTGGTGGCGGGTCTGGTCGGACTGTTGTATATGAACCTGATCAACCTGTCGCGTGGCTGGATACGCAATGAGCAGTTGGGCTTTGAGATTGGTCTGTGGTTGGTCCATGCAATCTTCTTGCTGATCATGGTCTTTATGATGTGGCGTAAATTGCGCATCAAGGCTCCTAAACCGCCAGCGACAACTTGA
- a CDS encoding leucyl aminopeptidase, translating to MEFSTQTSASLHQIKTAALGVGVFAEGILSPAAELIDRASNGAVSAAVKAEFKGKPNTHLVLRNLPGVKAERVILVGLGAQEEYKAATHTQAQACLASYCLKADLKEAVSALASIDCKGTTLRSRAQDAAVAVCRASYRYTATLSKPEPAPQLSQFLLWTARTQASEAKAGLEQGQAIGNGVNLTRLLADLPGNICTPTYLGKTAKQLAKEFKTLKAEVLERKQIEALKMGSFLSVAKGSDEPPAFIVLRHTPNTKTKHEDGPIVLVGKGLTFDSGGISIKPAGNMDEMKYDMGGAASVLGTMRAIAELNIDREVIAVVASCENMPSGRANKPGDVVTSMSGQTIEILNTDAEGRLVLCDALTYVERFKPAAVIDMATLTGACVVALGHVNTGLFSTDDDLADELMQAGKQTGDTAWRMPMDDAYQEQLRSNFADMANIGGPPAGSVTAACFLSRFTKAYRWAHLDIAGTAWRSGKDKGATGRPVPLLVQYLLNQCR from the coding sequence ATGGAATTTAGCACACAGACATCCGCTTCTTTGCACCAAATTAAGACGGCCGCACTAGGCGTTGGCGTCTTTGCCGAGGGCATTCTAAGCCCTGCAGCGGAACTTATCGACCGCGCCAGCAACGGAGCGGTGAGCGCTGCTGTCAAAGCCGAGTTTAAAGGCAAGCCCAATACCCACCTGGTGCTGCGCAATCTGCCTGGCGTTAAAGCCGAACGCGTTATTTTAGTCGGCTTAGGCGCTCAAGAGGAATACAAAGCAGCAACTCATACGCAAGCCCAGGCCTGCCTGGCTTCTTACTGCCTGAAAGCAGACCTGAAAGAAGCCGTTTCGGCCCTGGCCAGCATCGATTGCAAAGGCACCACCTTGCGCAGCCGTGCCCAGGATGCAGCCGTCGCGGTATGCCGCGCCAGCTACCGCTACACGGCAACACTGAGCAAACCGGAACCCGCCCCCCAGCTAAGCCAGTTCCTGCTGTGGACGGCCCGTACCCAAGCCAGCGAAGCCAAGGCCGGTCTGGAACAAGGTCAGGCTATTGGTAACGGTGTGAACCTGACCCGACTGCTGGCTGACCTGCCCGGCAATATCTGCACCCCCACTTATCTGGGCAAAACGGCCAAACAGTTGGCCAAGGAGTTCAAGACGCTGAAAGCCGAAGTGCTGGAGCGCAAGCAGATTGAAGCCTTGAAAATGGGCTCGTTCCTGTCCGTTGCCAAAGGCTCGGATGAACCCCCTGCATTCATCGTGTTGCGCCACACCCCCAACACCAAGACCAAACACGAAGACGGCCCTATCGTTCTGGTGGGTAAGGGTCTGACATTCGACTCGGGCGGTATCTCCATCAAGCCAGCCGGCAATATGGACGAGATGAAGTACGACATGGGCGGTGCTGCCAGCGTTCTAGGCACCATGCGTGCCATTGCCGAGCTGAACATCGACCGCGAAGTGATTGCCGTGGTGGCTTCGTGCGAGAACATGCCTAGCGGCCGCGCCAACAAACCAGGCGACGTCGTGACCAGCATGTCAGGCCAGACCATCGAAATCCTGAACACGGACGCCGAAGGCCGTCTGGTCCTGTGCGATGCCCTGACCTACGTCGAACGATTCAAACCCGCCGCCGTCATCGACATGGCTACTCTGACCGGCGCGTGCGTCGTCGCGCTGGGCCACGTCAACACGGGCCTGTTCTCCACCGACGACGACCTGGCCGACGAGCTGATGCAAGCGGGCAAGCAAACGGGCGACACGGCATGGCGCATGCCCATGGACGATGCCTACCAGGAGCAACTGCGCTCTAACTTCGCCGACATGGCCAATATCGGTGGCCCACCCGCCGGTTCGGTCACCGCCGCCTGCTTCCTGTCCCGCTTCACCAAAGCGTACCGCTGGGCTCACCTGGACATCGCTGGCACCGCCTGGCGCAGTGGCAAGGACAAGGGCGCCACCGGCCGTCCCGTACCTTTGCTGGTTCAGTACTTGCTTAATCAGTGTCGCTAA
- a CDS encoding DNA polymerase III subunit chi translates to MSRVDFAFGAPDRLRTACEVVRKHYEAGRQVVVYLSDARQLARFDRLLWGFESTAFVPHVGVEDPLAATTPVLLTSAAPVPTDEQSWLLNLDAQCPPGFEQFARILEIVSEREADRTQARERWRVYQTQGCQVHAHKLRA, encoded by the coding sequence ATGAGTCGCGTCGATTTTGCTTTCGGCGCACCAGATCGCTTGCGTACGGCCTGCGAGGTCGTACGCAAGCATTACGAAGCGGGCCGTCAGGTGGTGGTGTATCTGTCCGATGCCCGCCAACTTGCTCGCTTCGATCGGCTGCTCTGGGGGTTTGAATCCACGGCCTTTGTGCCACATGTGGGTGTAGAAGACCCTTTGGCAGCCACCACCCCGGTTTTGTTGACCAGCGCCGCCCCCGTGCCCACTGATGAACAAAGCTGGCTCTTGAATCTGGATGCCCAATGCCCGCCCGGTTTTGAACAATTTGCGCGTATTTTGGAAATCGTGTCCGAACGGGAAGCTGACCGTACCCAGGCCCGCGAACGCTGGCGTGTATACCAGACACAGGGATGCCAGGTACATGCCCACAAACTGAGGGCTTGA
- a CDS encoding Bax inhibitor-1/YccA family protein: MSEFRQSSLPEHNGTLGTQSLIARNRVLRNTYWLLALSMIPTVLGALLGLSSGINRVMGASPGLSAIVFLVGAFGLMFLVEKNKNNSMGVVLLMAFTFFMGIMLSRLLGFVLGMGNGAQLIMLAFGGTAAVFGTMATIASTTKRDFSGMQKFLFVGAVILLVAALANIFLQLPALMLTISVMAIGIFSAFLLVDLQRVINGGETNYVSATLAIYLDVYNIFSNLLMLLGILGGNRE, translated from the coding sequence ATGAGCGAATTTCGTCAATCAAGCTTGCCTGAGCATAACGGCACCCTGGGCACCCAGTCGCTGATTGCTCGCAATCGCGTCCTGCGCAACACCTACTGGCTGCTGGCCTTGTCCATGATTCCCACCGTGTTGGGAGCCTTGCTGGGTCTGTCGTCGGGTATTAACCGGGTAATGGGCGCCAGCCCAGGCCTGAGCGCTATTGTTTTCCTGGTCGGTGCCTTTGGCCTGATGTTCTTGGTCGAAAAGAACAAGAACAACTCAATGGGTGTTGTCCTGCTGATGGCCTTCACCTTCTTCATGGGCATCATGCTGTCGCGTCTGCTGGGCTTTGTCCTGGGCATGGGTAATGGCGCACAACTGATCATGCTGGCCTTTGGCGGTACCGCCGCAGTCTTTGGCACCATGGCAACCATTGCCAGCACCACCAAACGTGATTTCTCCGGTATGCAGAAGTTCCTGTTTGTCGGTGCCGTCATTTTGCTGGTTGCGGCTCTGGCCAATATCTTCCTGCAACTGCCTGCGCTGATGCTGACCATCTCCGTGATGGCTATCGGTATCTTCTCGGCTTTCTTGCTGGTTGATCTGCAGCGCGTCATCAACGGTGGCGAAACCAATTACGTATCGGCCACCCTGGCAATCTACCTGGACGTCTACAATATTTTCAGCAACTTGCTGATGCTCTTGGGCATACTGGGCGGTAACCGCGAATAA
- the epsC gene encoding serine O-acetyltransferase EpsC, with translation MAVFETQHIVDNLRGAREEWRQAHQRLNELEGQEFPSVQALIQVTEQLKGILFPMRLGSPELRREYEDHFVGHHLGQALNTLLQQARIELQRAALLRGDQHDRQTIEEQAHKAIQAFADKLPDLRRTLDLDVVAAYQGDPAARNVDEVLLCYPGLLAMIHHRIAHTLTNLGLPLTARIIAELAHSQTGIDIHPGAQIDHSCFIDHGTGVVIGETAIIGKRVRIYQAVTLGAKRFSKDEKGLLLKGQARHPIVEDDVVIYAGATILGRVTLGAGSTIGGNVWITEDVPAGCSVTQANLLRNQPDCPETLR, from the coding sequence GTGGCAGTCTTTGAAACTCAACACATCGTCGACAATCTGCGCGGGGCCCGCGAAGAATGGCGACAGGCGCATCAACGCTTGAACGAGCTTGAAGGCCAGGAATTTCCATCCGTCCAGGCATTGATTCAAGTCACCGAGCAGCTCAAAGGCATTTTGTTCCCAATGCGTCTGGGTAGCCCGGAACTGCGCCGTGAATATGAAGACCACTTTGTCGGCCACCACTTGGGCCAAGCTCTCAACACCCTGCTGCAACAAGCTCGGATCGAGCTACAACGCGCTGCTCTGCTGCGCGGCGACCAACATGACCGTCAGACCATTGAGGAACAGGCTCACAAAGCCATTCAGGCCTTTGCTGACAAACTGCCAGACTTGCGCCGCACCCTGGACCTGGATGTAGTCGCCGCCTATCAAGGCGACCCGGCTGCCCGCAACGTCGATGAAGTGCTTTTGTGCTATCCCGGCCTGCTGGCCATGATTCACCACCGCATCGCCCATACCCTGACCAATTTGGGTCTACCGCTGACCGCCCGCATTATTGCCGAGCTGGCCCATAGCCAGACCGGTATTGATATTCACCCCGGCGCACAAATTGATCACTCCTGCTTCATCGACCACGGCACTGGCGTTGTCATTGGCGAGACGGCCATTATCGGCAAACGGGTTCGGATTTATCAAGCCGTCACCCTGGGTGCCAAACGCTTTAGCAAGGACGAGAAAGGTTTGCTGCTCAAGGGCCAGGCCCGTCACCCGATTGTGGAAGACGATGTCGTCATTTACGCTGGCGCCACGATACTGGGTCGCGTCACACTGGGAGCAGGCTCCACGATTGGCGGGAATGTCTGGATTACGGAAGACGTGCCGGCTGGTTGTTCGGTCACCCAGGCAAATCTGTTGCGCAATCAACCTGACTGTCCCGAGACACTGCGCTAA
- the rarD gene encoding EamA family transporter RarD codes for MKQGVLLSVLASALFACLYYYATVLHPLSGEQIFAWRIVLGLPALALVITRARRWREVRWVLRHWPGNWRYFALLLLAAVLVGVQLWIFVWAPLHQMALDVSLGYFLLPLVMVLVGRVIYKDRLSTIQWIAVVLAGLGVLHELFRVGSVSWATAVVVLGYPPYFMLRRYLRLGSLASLWFDLSFLFLPACWLLFVQDTQMWGLFGNEPRLLWQVPVLGLISSVALVSYLSASRQLPLALFGILGYVEPVLLFWVAYLLLDEPMSVNQWWTYIPIWIAIALMALEGLIKMWRPGPPVPPLKA; via the coding sequence ATGAAGCAAGGTGTTTTGCTGTCGGTTCTAGCCTCAGCATTGTTCGCTTGCTTGTACTATTACGCCACCGTGCTGCATCCGCTCAGTGGTGAGCAGATTTTTGCCTGGCGTATTGTGCTGGGCCTGCCTGCGTTGGCGTTGGTGATCACCCGTGCACGGCGCTGGCGGGAAGTGCGTTGGGTTCTACGGCATTGGCCCGGTAATTGGCGCTATTTTGCGCTGCTCTTGCTGGCGGCTGTATTGGTCGGGGTGCAGCTTTGGATTTTTGTCTGGGCACCTTTGCACCAGATGGCGCTGGACGTGTCCTTGGGCTACTTCCTGCTGCCGTTGGTGATGGTGCTGGTAGGACGGGTGATCTACAAAGATAGATTGAGTACTATCCAGTGGATTGCAGTTGTGCTGGCGGGCTTAGGCGTGCTGCATGAGCTGTTCCGCGTAGGGAGTGTGTCCTGGGCGACAGCAGTGGTGGTCCTGGGCTATCCGCCTTATTTCATGTTGCGCCGTTACCTGCGCCTGGGGTCGCTGGCTTCGCTGTGGTTTGACCTCAGTTTCTTGTTTCTGCCCGCCTGCTGGTTGCTTTTTGTCCAAGACACGCAGATGTGGGGCCTGTTTGGCAATGAGCCGCGCTTGCTTTGGCAGGTCCCGGTCCTGGGCCTGATCAGCTCGGTTGCGCTGGTCAGCTATCTGTCTGCCAGCCGTCAGCTGCCTTTGGCTTTGTTTGGCATCCTGGGCTATGTTGAGCCGGTGCTCTTGTTCTGGGTGGCGTATTTGCTGCTGGACGAACCCATGAGCGTGAATCAGTGGTGGACTTATATTCCGATCTGGATTGCCATCGCCTTGATGGCTTTGGAAGGGCTTATCAAGATGTGGCGGCCCGGACCGCCTGTACCGCCTCTCAAGGCGTGA
- a CDS encoding PIN domain-containing protein, translated as MAVSLPSVLVLDTCVLISNVLRRLLLALADEQLFKPVWSPVIGDEWRRNAGRLWKVMPLSIEEQWEELQQRYPEADLGDSSEFKKNLRYSDVKDWHVIATARLAQQRYPDQPVGILTRNLKDFNRSELRRLGISLWEPDQLLALYMAAHPDLMQRLLDGLPALMLTPEAQALDTHTLLKRDRLFSVGQAYLRRQKMDEAHS; from the coding sequence ATGGCCGTCTCCCTTCCTTCCGTGCTGGTTCTGGATACCTGCGTCCTGATCTCCAACGTTCTGCGTCGCTTGCTCCTGGCCCTGGCCGATGAGCAACTGTTCAAACCTGTCTGGAGTCCCGTCATTGGTGATGAGTGGCGTCGTAATGCGGGCCGCCTGTGGAAAGTTATGCCCCTCTCCATCGAGGAGCAGTGGGAAGAGCTGCAACAGCGTTACCCTGAAGCCGATTTAGGCGACAGTAGCGAGTTCAAGAAGAATTTGCGCTATTCCGATGTCAAGGACTGGCATGTGATCGCCACTGCCCGTCTGGCGCAGCAGCGTTATCCTGATCAGCCAGTCGGTATCCTGACCCGGAATCTGAAAGACTTTAATCGCTCCGAGCTGCGACGCCTGGGGATCAGCCTGTGGGAGCCGGATCAGTTGTTAGCTTTGTATATGGCCGCGCATCCGGACTTGATGCAGCGTTTGCTGGATGGTTTGCCCGCTTTGATGCTGACGCCCGAAGCGCAGGCACTGGATACGCATACTTTGTTAAAGCGTGATCGTTTGTTCAGTGTGGGACAGGCTTATTTGCGGCGTCAGAAAATGGACGAGGCACACTCATGA
- the recO gene encoding DNA repair protein RecO gives MSNPRHRYQDEAGYILHTSAWRETSLICHAFTRNHGLVPMVAKGAKRPHSILRPALSVFQPLLLAWSGKNEVKTLTRADCAGIRPLKGRALMSAWYMNELLIRLLPREDPHPVLFDAYEEALVHLAQIPRPPVAGALRRFEWVLLTETGYGFDEATPDFNDPVSEPELRIRLRERLNSLLGRPLHTRSVLMQLQRY, from the coding sequence ATGAGTAATCCCCGTCATCGCTATCAGGACGAAGCGGGCTACATACTGCACACCAGTGCCTGGCGTGAAACGTCTCTGATCTGTCATGCCTTTACGCGTAACCACGGGCTGGTGCCGATGGTCGCTAAAGGCGCCAAAAGGCCGCATTCTATTTTGCGGCCTGCTTTGTCTGTGTTTCAGCCTTTATTGTTGGCCTGGTCGGGCAAGAATGAAGTCAAGACACTGACGCGGGCGGATTGCGCCGGGATTCGCCCTTTGAAAGGCCGCGCCCTGATGTCGGCCTGGTACATGAATGAATTATTGATTCGTTTGTTGCCGCGTGAGGACCCGCACCCCGTTTTGTTCGATGCTTACGAAGAAGCCCTGGTGCATTTGGCACAGATTCCTCGTCCGCCTGTGGCGGGGGCCTTGCGGCGTTTTGAGTGGGTGCTGCTGACCGAAACAGGTTATGGCTTTGATGAGGCCACACCTGATTTCAACGATCCAGTCAGTGAGCCGGAATTGCGCATACGCTTGCGTGAACGCTTGAACAGTCTGCTGGGCCGCCCCTTGCATACCCGATCCGTCCTTATGCAGTTGCAACGCTATTGA
- the era gene encoding GTPase Era: protein MTQTPFRCGFVAIVGRPNVGKSTLANALIGSKISIVSRKAQTTRHRINSVLTRDHDQMVFVDTPGFQTKHGGAMNRMMNRVVTQALADVDVVVHVVEAGKWSASDAELLPMLPKGGKTILVINKVDALKSKNDLLPYIARLSQEFEYGAVIPVSAAKRLQLDPLLDEIASRLPEGEAMFDADTITDRSVRFITSELLREKIFRLVGDELPYGCTVVIEQWDENEQGARISACVVVERESHRPILLGAGGMHMKRIATEARQDIAKLIDKPVFLDVYIKVRKGWSDREAVLRDLGYE from the coding sequence ATGACACAGACTCCTTTTCGCTGCGGTTTCGTGGCTATTGTCGGACGACCGAACGTCGGCAAGTCCACGCTGGCCAATGCTTTGATCGGCAGCAAGATTTCGATTGTGTCGCGCAAGGCGCAGACTACGCGCCACCGCATCAACAGCGTGTTGACGCGTGACCACGATCAAATGGTATTTGTGGACACCCCCGGCTTTCAGACCAAGCACGGCGGGGCCATGAACCGCATGATGAATCGTGTTGTTACCCAGGCGCTGGCCGATGTGGACGTGGTGGTGCACGTGGTCGAGGCTGGCAAGTGGTCCGCTTCGGATGCCGAGCTGCTGCCCATGCTGCCTAAAGGCGGCAAGACCATTCTGGTCATCAACAAGGTTGATGCGCTCAAGAGCAAGAATGACTTGCTGCCCTATATCGCCCGCCTGTCGCAGGAATTCGAATACGGTGCCGTGATTCCGGTCAGCGCGGCCAAGCGCCTGCAACTGGACCCCTTGCTGGACGAGATCGCCTCCCGTTTGCCTGAAGGCGAGGCCATGTTCGACGCGGATACCATTACCGACCGCTCGGTGCGCTTCATTACCTCGGAGCTGCTGCGCGAGAAGATCTTCCGTCTGGTAGGTGATGAACTGCCTTACGGTTGTACCGTGGTCATCGAGCAGTGGGACGAAAACGAGCAGGGTGCCCGTATTTCCGCCTGCGTGGTGGTGGAACGCGAAAGCCATCGTCCGATTCTGTTGGGTGCTGGTGGCATGCACATGAAGCGCATTGCGACTGAGGCTCGCCAAGATATTGCCAAGCTGATCGACAAGCCTGTGTTCCTGGATGTGTACATCAAGGTGCGCAAGGGCTGGTCTGATCGTGAAGCGGTCCTGCGCGACCTGGGGTATGAGTAA
- the rnc gene encoding ribonuclease III, whose product MKRLALLEAAIGYSFKDIGLLEQALTHRSHSARHNERLEFLGDSVLNFTVAALLFDRFQRIDEGDLSRLRANLVKQAALAEIATRLGLSDYLRLGEGELKSGGFRRPSILADALEAIFGAVFLDAGFTQAQTVITQLYEPMLVDVDPKTLGKDPKTLLQELLQGRKLDLPLYTVVATHGAAHDQLFDIECTIAKLNIHVRASGSSRRAAEQAAATQAIAILQAEFPAKTTRASRHRRPSQLTLPVAVSQEAE is encoded by the coding sequence ATGAAACGTCTTGCTTTGCTTGAAGCCGCTATCGGCTACTCCTTTAAAGACATCGGCCTGCTGGAGCAGGCCTTGACCCATCGTAGCCACAGCGCTCGTCATAACGAGCGGCTGGAGTTCCTGGGCGATTCGGTTCTGAACTTCACGGTTGCGGCCTTGTTGTTTGACCGCTTTCAGCGCATTGATGAGGGCGATTTGTCGCGCCTGCGAGCGAATCTGGTCAAACAGGCTGCGCTGGCTGAAATTGCAACCCGTCTGGGTTTGTCGGATTATTTGCGTCTGGGCGAAGGGGAGCTGAAAAGCGGTGGTTTCCGCCGTCCTTCCATTTTGGCGGATGCGCTGGAAGCGATTTTTGGCGCTGTTTTTCTAGACGCGGGTTTCACACAGGCCCAAACCGTCATCACTCAGCTGTATGAACCCATGCTGGTTGATGTGGACCCCAAAACCTTGGGGAAAGATCCCAAAACCTTGCTGCAGGAGCTGCTGCAAGGTCGCAAGCTGGATTTGCCGCTGTATACCGTGGTGGCCACGCATGGCGCAGCCCACGATCAGCTTTTCGATATCGAATGCACGATCGCCAAGCTCAACATCCATGTCCGTGCCAGTGGCAGCAGCCGTCGTGCGGCTGAACAAGCCGCCGCAACGCAGGCCATTGCTATTTTACAAGCTGAATTTCCAGCCAAGACGACGCGCGCCAGTCGCCATCGTCGCCCCTCACAATTGACACTGCCTGTGGCAGTGTCGCAGGAAGCAGAATGA
- the lepB gene encoding signal peptidase I, translated as MSWDFALILFVLLILTGVIWCLDRFFLRSRRLARARAAMQAIPETAAQDPEHLQQLRQDAYDQANRMPWWIEYGVSFFPVILFVFVLRSFIIEPFRIPSGSMLPTLKNGDLILVNKYEYGIRLPVSGTKVVPLGHPERGDVIVFRYPVDTSVDYIKRVVGVPGDRVEYRDKVLSVNGQVITQVRSGDYYEPDRSAYIGRYLEELGKVQHNILLNKTAPQGLMPIVAFPHRDSCEYFSNGISCVVPDGNYFVMGDNRDNSLDSRYWGFVPDENIVGRAFFIWMNFRELSRIGRFH; from the coding sequence ATGAGCTGGGATTTCGCTCTGATTTTGTTTGTACTGCTAATACTGACCGGCGTAATCTGGTGTTTGGATCGATTCTTCCTGCGTTCCCGCCGTCTGGCGCGTGCGCGGGCCGCGATGCAAGCAATACCGGAAACGGCAGCTCAAGACCCTGAGCATTTGCAGCAACTGCGCCAGGATGCGTATGACCAGGCCAACCGTATGCCCTGGTGGATTGAATATGGCGTCAGCTTTTTCCCAGTCATTTTGTTTGTATTCGTCTTGCGCTCGTTCATTATCGAGCCATTTCGCATTCCGTCGGGCTCGATGTTGCCGACGCTGAAAAATGGCGACCTGATTTTGGTGAACAAATACGAGTACGGTATTCGTCTGCCTGTTAGTGGCACCAAGGTTGTTCCTTTGGGGCATCCCGAGCGTGGCGATGTGATTGTGTTTCGTTACCCCGTGGATACGTCCGTGGACTACATCAAGCGCGTGGTCGGCGTGCCCGGTGACCGTGTGGAGTATCGCGACAAGGTGTTGTCCGTAAACGGTCAGGTCATTACCCAAGTGCGCAGTGGTGATTACTACGAACCGGATCGCTCCGCTTACATTGGGCGTTATCTGGAAGAGCTGGGCAAGGTGCAGCACAACATCTTGCTGAACAAAACTGCGCCTCAGGGTTTGATGCCCATCGTGGCCTTCCCCCATCGTGATTCTTGTGAATATTTTTCCAATGGCATTTCGTGTGTGGTGCCTGATGGCAACTACTTTGTCATGGGAGACAATCGCGACAATAGTCTGGACAGTCGTTATTGGGGCTTTGTGCCCGATGAGAATATTGTGGGGCGCGCCTTCTTTATCTGGATGAATTTCCGCGAACTTAGCCGTATAGGTCGCTTCCATTAA